From Cricetulus griseus strain 17A/GY chromosome 1 unlocalized genomic scaffold, alternate assembly CriGri-PICRH-1.0 chr1_0, whole genome shotgun sequence, a single genomic window includes:
- the LOC118237690 gene encoding protein S100-A5 isoform X1, which produces MMGSVQLKNFLGWRVHVVMETPLEKALTTMVTTFHKYSGREGSKLTLSRKELKELITTELSLAEKMKESSIDNLMKSLDKNSDQEIDFKEYSVFLTTLCMAYNDFFLEDNK; this is translated from the exons ATGATGGGCTCAGTCCAGCTCAAGAACTTCTTGGGTTGGAG AGTTCACGTCGTGATGGAGACTCCTCTTGAGAAGGCCTTGACCACCATGGTCACCACTTTCCATAAATATTCAGGGAGAGAGGGTAGCAAGCTGACCCTGAGTAGGAAAGAACTGAAGGAGTTGATCACGACAGAATTGAGTCTTGCAGAG AAGATGAAGGAGAGCAGCATTGACAACTTGATGAAGAGCCTGGACAAGAACAGCGACCAGGAGATCGACTTCAAGGAGTACTCTGTGTTCCTGACCACACTGTGCATGGCCTACAATGACTTCTTCCTAGAGGACAACAAATAA
- the LOC118237690 gene encoding protein S100-A5 isoform X2, whose protein sequence is METPLEKALTTMVTTFHKYSGREGSKLTLSRKELKELITTELSLAEKMKESSIDNLMKSLDKNSDQEIDFKEYSVFLTTLCMAYNDFFLEDNK, encoded by the exons ATGGAGACTCCTCTTGAGAAGGCCTTGACCACCATGGTCACCACTTTCCATAAATATTCAGGGAGAGAGGGTAGCAAGCTGACCCTGAGTAGGAAAGAACTGAAGGAGTTGATCACGACAGAATTGAGTCTTGCAGAG AAGATGAAGGAGAGCAGCATTGACAACTTGATGAAGAGCCTGGACAAGAACAGCGACCAGGAGATCGACTTCAAGGAGTACTCTGTGTTCCTGACCACACTGTGCATGGCCTACAATGACTTCTTCCTAGAGGACAACAAATAA
- the S100a4 gene encoding protein S100-A4, which translates to MEYPLEEALDMMVSTFHKYSGKEGDKFKLNKSELKELLTRELPSFLGKKRDEAGFQKLMSNLDSNRDNEVDFQEYCVFLSCIAMMCNEFFEGCPDKQPRKK; encoded by the exons ATGGAATACCCCTTAGAAGAGGCCCTGGATATGATGGTGTCTACCTTCCACAAATACTCAGGCAAAGAGGGTGATAAGTTCAAGCTCAACAAGTCTGAGCTGAAGGAGCTGCTGACCAGGGAGCTGCCTAGCTTTTTGGGG AAAAAGAGAGATGAAGCAGGATTCCAGAAGCTGATGAGCAACCTGGACAGCAACAGGGATAACGAAGTAGACTTCCAGGAGTACTGCGTCTTCCTGTCCTGCATTGCCATGATGTGCAATGAATTCTTTGAAGGCTGCCCAGATAAACAGCCCCGGAAGAAGTGA
- the S100a3 gene encoding protein S100-A3 isoform X2 — protein MTRPLEQAVAAIVCTFQEYAGRCGDKYKICQSELKELLQKELPTWTPSEFRECDYNKFMSVLDTNKDCEVDFGEYVRALASLCLYCHEYFKDCPPEPPCPQ, from the exons ATGACCCGGCCCCTGGAGCAGGCAGTAGCTGCCATCGTGTGCACCTTCCAGGAGTATGCTGGGCGCTGTGGGGACAAGTACAAGATCTGTCAGTCGGAGCTCAAGGAGCTGCTGCAGAAGGAGCTGCCCACTTGGACCCCG agtgagttccgggagtGTGACTACAATAAATTCATGAGTGTTCTGGATACCAACAAGGACTGCgaggtggactttggggagtacGTGCGCGCGCTTGCCAGCCTCTGTCTCTACTGCCACGAGTACTTCAAAGACTGCCCCCCTGAGCCCCCTTGCCCCCAGTAG
- the S100a3 gene encoding protein S100-A3 isoform X1, with the protein MKKTLGTVRMTRPLEQAVAAIVCTFQEYAGRCGDKYKICQSELKELLQKELPTWTPSEFRECDYNKFMSVLDTNKDCEVDFGEYVRALASLCLYCHEYFKDCPPEPPCPQ; encoded by the exons TGAGGATGACCCGGCCCCTGGAGCAGGCAGTAGCTGCCATCGTGTGCACCTTCCAGGAGTATGCTGGGCGCTGTGGGGACAAGTACAAGATCTGTCAGTCGGAGCTCAAGGAGCTGCTGCAGAAGGAGCTGCCCACTTGGACCCCG agtgagttccgggagtGTGACTACAATAAATTCATGAGTGTTCTGGATACCAACAAGGACTGCgaggtggactttggggagtacGTGCGCGCGCTTGCCAGCCTCTGTCTCTACTGCCACGAGTACTTCAAAGACTGCCCCCCTGAGCCCCCTTGCCCCCAGTAG